One window of the Sphaerochaeta associata genome contains the following:
- a CDS encoding ice-binding family protein: MSTKMKYLRIVTTFVILLSFSFLVGCSEKITPPINVASITVSGAGDAITVVDGSTLQMSAVVLPNDALDQTFTWSVQAGTGLATISATGLLTATEEGTVSVIATANDGSAITGSLVVTVTANTALPSPMASFAAITLTQTGDIANNNVQYTDASAVLAVLPTQISVTLENTEVKNVPLTWLDTDTYNPAVAATYTFNAVWGDLPVGATNANDLAVPTVELQVRQGELMVASITVTSAENSEFVIQNETLQMSSTVAPLTADDTSVTWSVAAGTGTASIDLDGLLLGLTEGTVIVKATANDGSLVEGSKMITVNAHPFVASTFPIDEAAGVAITTNIEVSFNEIMNADSVVIPANFIVSTGGSEISGVLSYDVATKTASFNPDSDLLYETLYTATIKAAVTDYDGAEMEEDKVWTFTTASEVLAGTGPALINLRTASNFSILAKSAITNTGETLITGDIGVSPQSLVDLTGFSETLSLDGTSATSIYVTGKIYASDMLAPTPSKLTTAISDVEAAYVEAAGRVDYAIVSGTAGGIIGGQTFVPGIYKWETVVTMATDITLDGGVNDVWIFQVADNLTASSGAIVQLANGAQAKNIFWQVAGIVTLGTGAHFEGIIMSMTQIVLETGSSVHGKLLAQTQVTLDTATVTPL, from the coding sequence ATGAGTACGAAAATGAAATATCTAAGAATTGTTACCACCTTTGTGATACTCCTAAGCTTCTCATTCTTGGTGGGATGTTCAGAAAAAATCACACCGCCGATCAATGTGGCCAGTATCACAGTAAGCGGAGCTGGTGATGCAATCACCGTAGTTGACGGATCTACGCTGCAGATGAGTGCAGTAGTCCTGCCAAATGATGCACTCGATCAGACTTTCACATGGTCGGTACAGGCTGGAACAGGCTTGGCCACCATCAGTGCAACCGGGTTGCTGACTGCTACAGAGGAGGGAACGGTTAGCGTTATCGCGACTGCCAACGATGGCTCCGCAATCACCGGCTCTCTTGTGGTGACTGTCACTGCCAATACCGCACTGCCTTCCCCGATGGCATCGTTCGCGGCAATCACCCTGACACAAACAGGTGATATAGCCAACAATAATGTGCAATATACCGATGCATCTGCAGTACTTGCAGTATTGCCGACTCAGATCTCTGTGACTTTGGAAAATACGGAAGTGAAAAATGTCCCGTTGACCTGGTTGGATACGGATACGTACAACCCTGCTGTCGCAGCAACATACACCTTCAACGCAGTCTGGGGAGATCTCCCTGTAGGTGCAACCAACGCCAATGACCTGGCCGTTCCTACCGTGGAATTGCAAGTAAGGCAAGGTGAATTGATGGTTGCCTCCATCACGGTTACCTCCGCAGAGAACAGCGAATTTGTCATCCAGAATGAAACATTGCAAATGTCCAGTACAGTTGCACCGCTTACTGCCGATGATACAAGTGTAACGTGGTCGGTAGCAGCAGGCACAGGAACTGCATCCATTGACTTGGATGGATTACTGCTCGGCTTGACGGAAGGGACTGTTATCGTCAAAGCAACGGCAAATGATGGATCGCTGGTAGAAGGATCGAAGATGATTACGGTCAATGCCCATCCTTTCGTCGCCTCAACCTTCCCCATCGATGAAGCCGCCGGAGTGGCAATCACCACCAACATTGAAGTCTCATTCAATGAGATAATGAATGCTGATTCTGTGGTCATCCCAGCAAATTTCATTGTGAGTACTGGCGGAAGCGAAATCTCTGGAGTTCTCTCCTATGATGTAGCCACCAAAACCGCATCATTCAATCCTGATTCAGACCTGCTCTACGAGACACTCTATACTGCTACGATCAAAGCAGCAGTAACAGATTATGACGGAGCTGAGATGGAAGAGGACAAGGTGTGGACGTTCACCACTGCTTCCGAGGTACTTGCAGGAACCGGACCGGCTCTCATCAACTTGAGAACTGCATCCAATTTCTCCATTCTTGCAAAATCAGCAATTACGAATACTGGTGAGACGCTGATCACCGGAGATATCGGCGTGAGTCCCCAGTCGCTTGTCGACCTGACAGGCTTCTCGGAAACGCTTTCTTTGGATGGAACCTCTGCAACCTCCATCTATGTAACGGGCAAAATCTACGCCTCTGACATGTTGGCCCCTACTCCCTCAAAATTGACCACGGCAATTTCGGATGTGGAAGCAGCATACGTCGAAGCAGCAGGAAGAGTGGATTATGCAATTGTCTCCGGTACTGCCGGCGGAATCATCGGAGGACAAACGTTTGTTCCCGGCATCTACAAGTGGGAAACGGTTGTCACCATGGCAACGGATATCACTTTGGATGGTGGTGTGAACGATGTCTGGATATTCCAGGTTGCAGACAATCTTACTGCCAGTAGCGGAGCCATAGTCCAGCTGGCAAACGGTGCTCAAGCCAAAAACATTTTCTGGCAAGTAGCGGGAATCGTGACCCTGGGAACCGGTGCACACTTTGAAGGAATCATCATGAGTATGACTCAGATAGTTCTTGAGACGGGTTCATCTGTTCACGGAAAGTTATTAGCCCAAACGCAGGTCACCCTAGACACAGCCACAGTCACCCCGCTCTAG
- a CDS encoding helix-turn-helix domain-containing protein: MLPIKDEVLTLQECSAYLKIAESTIYVLARKGKIPCQKVGRNWRFSKYALDRWLRGEDFLNPIEVNSSSR, from the coding sequence ATGTTACCAATAAAAGATGAAGTGTTAACCCTGCAAGAGTGTTCTGCCTATCTCAAGATAGCAGAGTCCACTATTTATGTGCTCGCGCGTAAAGGTAAAATCCCTTGCCAGAAAGTTGGAAGAAACTGGCGTTTCAGCAAATATGCATTGGATCGCTGGTTGAGAGGAGAGGACTTCTTGAACCCTATTGAGGTAAATTCTTCAAGTAGATAG
- a CDS encoding DUF3185 family protein, which yields MGVSKIIGIILFFGGLALVVGGIFATRSLGDSVRTFLGMGLTKDTLWYFIGGAAAVVTSLILLMSGRS from the coding sequence ATGGGCGTCTCAAAAATTATCGGAATCATCTTGTTCTTCGGGGGATTGGCACTTGTGGTCGGTGGTATATTCGCCACCCGTTCATTGGGTGACTCAGTACGCACCTTTTTAGGAATGGGCTTAACAAAAGACACTCTCTGGTATTTCATTGGTGGAGCTGCAGCAGTAGTAACCAGCCTGATACTCCTGATGAGTGGAAGATCCTAA